DNA from Deltaproteobacteria bacterium:
TTACTCCAAACATACAGTGGGTGGCCCCGGGGGCCCTGGAACGGTCCATGAACAAGACGCGGTTCATCGAGAAGGCTTACGAGAAATAACAATTTCGGTCGGACCTTGAAGGAGGATTCGGGATGCCGGCGATTTATACGAACGCATGGTACGAGGCGATGGTTACGTTCGCGAACGGTCAGAAGGACCTGTCGAAGAAGCTTCCGAAGGGGGAGTGGCGTTTCGCGGTGGAGCTTACGGGGGACGGAGCACTTCTTCATCCGTTTCGTGGACGGGAAGGTGGCGGAGTGCCGGGAGTGCGCGGAGGCGGTTCCGGGGAAGCAGCTGAACTACCGGATCATGGGTCCCGCCCATGTTTTCGAGGGGGTGGCGGCGGGGATCGTGGACCCCGTGGACGCGGGGCTTGGCGGTGCGCTGCAGATCCGTGGCGACATGCGGTTCCTGATGCAGAACGCGGAGATGGCGAACGTGATCTTCGAGATCTACAAGCAGAGCGGCCTGACGGATTGGCCGAAGGGGAAGCCGCCGTACGCGGGGGCATAGGCGGTTCCTGCATGGGGGCGTCCGGGAACCCAAAGACGAAGGGAAGGGGAGAACACGGGGATGGAACGAGAGACCTACGATGCCATCGTGATCGGCGCGGGGCACAACGGCATGGCGCTGTCGACCTACCTGGGCAAGAGCGGGTGGCGCGTGCTGGTGCTGGAGAGGCGATACGAGGAGGGGGGTGGGCTGACGACCGAGCATTATACGCAGGCCGGGTTTTTACATAACCTCCACAGCAACTACCACACCTTCGTGGGCCTATGCCCGGTCTACGACGACCTGGAGCTGGTCGGGGGCGGCGACGGAGTCTCGTACGGTCATCCGCCGGTCCAGATGGGGTCGATCTTCCGTGACGGGACGGCGCTGACGATCCACACGGACATGAAGAAGACGCACGCTTCCATGAGCCGGTTCAGCGTGAAGGACGCGGACACCTTCGGGC
Protein-coding regions in this window:
- a CDS encoding SCP2 sterol-binding domain-containing protein; the encoded protein is MKEDSGCRRFIRTHGTRRWLRSRTVRRTCRRSFRRGSGVSRWSLRGTEHFFIRFVDGKVAECRECAEAVPGKQLNYRIMGPAHVFEGVAAGIVDPVDAGLGGALQIRGDMRFLMQNAEMANVIFEIYKQSGLTDWPKGKPPYAGA